CTTTCAGGGCATGGTCGAGGACCGAGTCCACGACGTAAAAGAAGCCGGCGAAGGCAAAGACGGTCACGATGACGACAGTGGTCGTGGCCCGCACCTCGGCAGCCGAGGGGGTAACGACCTTGCGCATTTCATTGCGAACATCTTCCAGGAAGTTGCGGGTGCGGGTCAGAAAACCACCAACCTGCTGGATGCCCTGCGAAGCC
The Silvibacterium dinghuense DNA segment above includes these coding regions:
- the secE gene encoding preprotein translocase subunit SecE, with translation MAKAITAPEQKESNGASQGIQQVGGFLTRTRNFLEDVRNEMRKVVTPSAAEVRATTTVVIVTVFAFAGFFYVVDSVLDHALKALLHSLGSTQ